One Proteinivorax tanatarense DNA segment encodes these proteins:
- a CDS encoding ABC transporter permease, with product MGFLNRALLSVKRRKSKNITMLVIMTIILSLIVVGMNIIYATENASVFARETLGSYATLSYDFENAVLDEEKDFAPQIVDGEEAAKLAEHENVLYYNSIGYAYGVGGDIDIVGGSSVLESEVDFSASPLEPPNLAVVGVDNTELLNFFDDSYFNMAQGRHLTLDDQYSQVVVIEQELANQNNVTVGDTIEVKSADNQISYDLEIVGIYQAEQNRLSSRIENYGVQLSLISSSNRIYVPYDIAVNLRQNQVAAAGMNFTLPSLGTDRIIYYVDEPENVDVFIEDSQQYDLDWQSFKLDANERAYRYMVEPAERVASLAKRVILVTVIAGICILSLVLMLWVKERNYETGVFLSLGESKKKIIYQYLFEMLVVAVVAMFIAFIVGGFTSQHLSNRLMDRQFDDGEGAATIGQMLEERIISNANRAPGASSDDIKPIQELQVGTSFFEKLKIMIVSLGLMVLAVMMPLSNLMRYSPKSILSRGD from the coding sequence ATGGGCTTTTTAAATAGAGCGTTACTTTCAGTAAAAAGAAGGAAAAGTAAAAACATCACAATGTTAGTTATTATGACAATTATTTTGAGTTTAATTGTTGTCGGCATGAACATAATTTATGCTACTGAAAATGCCAGTGTATTTGCTAGAGAAACATTAGGAAGTTATGCTACGTTGAGCTATGACTTTGAAAATGCTGTGTTAGATGAAGAAAAAGACTTTGCGCCACAAATTGTGGATGGTGAAGAAGCAGCAAAGCTTGCAGAGCATGAAAATGTACTTTACTATAATTCAATAGGGTATGCTTATGGTGTTGGAGGGGACATAGATATAGTGGGTGGATCATCGGTGCTGGAAAGTGAAGTAGATTTTAGTGCATCCCCATTAGAACCTCCTAACTTAGCTGTAGTTGGAGTAGACAATACAGAACTATTAAATTTCTTTGACGATAGTTATTTTAACATGGCTCAAGGTCGCCACTTAACTTTAGATGACCAATATAGCCAAGTTGTAGTTATCGAACAAGAGTTGGCTAATCAAAACAATGTAACTGTTGGCGATACTATTGAAGTTAAAAGTGCTGATAACCAAATAAGTTATGATTTAGAGATAGTTGGGATCTATCAAGCAGAGCAGAATAGGCTGTCAAGCAGAATTGAAAATTATGGAGTGCAACTTTCTCTTATCAGTTCAAGTAACCGTATATATGTACCTTATGATATAGCTGTTAACCTGCGACAAAATCAAGTTGCTGCAGCAGGAATGAACTTTACGCTGCCGTCGTTAGGGACAGATAGAATTATATATTATGTCGATGAGCCAGAAAATGTGGATGTTTTTATTGAAGACTCACAGCAATACGATTTAGACTGGCAGAGCTTTAAGTTGGATGCTAATGAACGAGCATACAGGTATATGGTTGAACCCGCAGAACGGGTAGCTTCACTGGCAAAAAGAGTTATTTTGGTAACAGTGATAGCGGGTATCTGTATTTTATCTTTAGTTCTTATGCTTTGGGTTAAGGAGCGCAATTATGAAACAGGGGTTTTTCTTTCTCTAGGGGAGAGCAAGAAAAAAATCATTTACCAATATTTATTTGAAATGCTAGTTGTAGCAGTTGTAGCAATGTTTATAGCGTTTATAGTAGGAGGGTTTACTTCTCAACATCTAAGTAATAGGTTGATGGATAGACAGTTTGATGATGGAGAAGGCGCTGCTACCATCGGTCAGATGCTGGAGGAACGGATAATTAGTAATGCAAATAGAGCTCCAGGTGCAAGTTCCGATGATATTAAACCTATACAAGAATTGCAAGTAGGGACTTCGTTTTTTGAAAAACTAAAAATTATGATTGTAAGCTTAGGACTGATGGTGTTAGCGGTTATGATGCCATTGAGCAACTTGATGAGATATAGTCCAAAGTCAATATTAAGTAGGGGTGATTAG
- a CDS encoding efflux RND transporter periplasmic adaptor subunit, whose translation MKIPKSKKFFLAVAGIALVSLGVVISLVNAEEETVIKQEEARLPLVETKELKPTDIQEVLNTIGFFVPENDWRVTPDTIGTVEKVLVSEGDIVSQGDLLFQLDNSTQKDRVNEAQRDLNDARNNLHEAQQEESWSLKTAQDNLEEAQEYEQEKKEELEEARKDYEEGEITKLQLERYEDRYEIAQRRTERAEEVVDSVKEDDSGNVQEAFYEEQVKWAERLLERAEDEYEKTYVQSPASGEVLKIRISEGDTANPVNPAIVIVSEGRVHISTSVSEQYIVNLSEGESADVVIPAISNEKVTATITEVGIVPEEGGRFYPVNLVLDDEVDNLRVGMNAQLELPIVSKLDVLAVPRHAIIEEDEEEYVYVIDEENIAKLKPVTSGISQNGLVHVEGLEEGDNVVVAGLSQVDDGVEVEVVREDK comes from the coding sequence ATGAAAATACCAAAATCAAAGAAATTTTTTTTAGCAGTAGCAGGTATAGCTTTGGTGTCGTTGGGAGTAGTTATATCACTGGTAAACGCTGAGGAAGAAACGGTTATTAAGCAAGAAGAGGCAAGGCTACCATTAGTAGAAACTAAAGAATTAAAGCCTACTGATATACAGGAGGTTTTAAATACTATTGGATTTTTTGTGCCAGAGAACGACTGGAGGGTTACGCCTGACACTATTGGTACAGTGGAAAAAGTTTTAGTTTCTGAAGGGGATATTGTTAGTCAGGGAGATCTTTTATTCCAATTGGATAACTCTACTCAAAAAGATAGAGTTAATGAGGCACAAAGGGACTTGAATGATGCCCGTAATAACTTACATGAAGCCCAACAGGAAGAGAGCTGGTCACTTAAAACTGCTCAAGATAACCTGGAAGAAGCTCAAGAATATGAACAAGAGAAAAAAGAAGAATTAGAAGAAGCTAGGAAGGATTATGAAGAAGGTGAAATAACCAAGTTACAGCTTGAGAGATATGAGGATAGATATGAAATAGCCCAGCGTCGTACTGAAAGAGCAGAAGAAGTAGTAGATTCTGTAAAAGAAGATGATAGCGGTAATGTTCAAGAGGCATTTTATGAAGAGCAAGTAAAGTGGGCAGAAAGACTTTTAGAGCGAGCAGAAGATGAGTATGAAAAAACTTATGTACAATCACCTGCTAGCGGAGAGGTTCTTAAGATACGTATTAGCGAAGGTGATACTGCCAATCCAGTTAATCCTGCTATTGTAATTGTAAGTGAAGGGAGAGTTCATATAAGCACCTCTGTTTCAGAACAATATATTGTCAACTTATCTGAAGGAGAAAGTGCCGATGTTGTTATACCTGCCATTTCAAATGAAAAAGTCACTGCTACAATTACAGAGGTTGGAATTGTACCGGAAGAAGGGGGGAGGTTTTACCCTGTAAACTTAGTATTAGATGATGAAGTAGATAATTTGAGGGTAGGTATGAATGCGCAGTTAGAGCTGCCTATTGTCAGCAAATTAGATGTGTTGGCTGTGCCTAGGCATGCAATTATAGAAGAAGATGAAGAAGAATATGTTTATGTAATTGATGAGGAAAATATTGCTAAACTTAAGCCAGTTACATCGGGGATATCACAAAATGGTCTTGTGCATGTAGAAGGATTAGAAGAAGGAGATAATGTAGTTGTAGCAGGACTATCTCAGGTTGATGATGGTGTAGAAGTCGAAGTAGTTAGGGAGGATAAATAA
- a CDS encoding radical SAM protein yields the protein MTIVKKVAILDGYLDEPSCLGVPPYISPHVRYTFGGYVKAGIKKEDICYLTVDQLRQNKNLEKKLQQVDMLTVISGATVPGKYLGGKPITLKEIEYYAQLPKQKSVLSGPIVNVDIKFENVDYVAWEIPGTLEYKLITGEDFTEICTPQEIVDSLAKVGVDATTLHPNYPEVICEIETFRGCPRQTHCSFCSERFKKITYQRSVEGIIDEIKEMYKKGNRYFRLGAQTDLLLFGATKHQDKLIPNPDTIRKLYSGIRQVAPNLKVLHMDNINPATVADFPQQSKQALKVIAQFNTAGDTAAFGLESADEKVLEANNIGTNVSKTFEAIKIMNEICSFREGGIPKLLPGVNFLHGLLGESPKTLKKNYEFLQKIYDENLMLRRINVRQVNNLNSYNNSRINQYKFKEYKEKINEEINKPMLQRVFPVGTLLQEIIIEKVQGSLAFGRQLGSYPILIGVFGKFGVGEKVDVKVVNYGPRSLTGVIAGLNINEASVEQLQSLPGIGKNRATKIFISEKITCKADLAEILPDYDVNQLEGLITY from the coding sequence ATGACTATAGTGAAGAAAGTTGCAATTTTGGATGGATATTTGGATGAACCATCTTGTTTAGGAGTACCCCCATATATATCCCCTCATGTTCGTTATACATTTGGAGGTTATGTTAAAGCTGGAATAAAAAAAGAGGATATATGTTATTTAACTGTTGATCAGTTGAGACAAAACAAAAATTTGGAAAAAAAGTTGCAACAGGTGGATATGTTAACAGTAATATCTGGTGCCACTGTACCGGGAAAGTATTTAGGAGGAAAACCCATAACTTTAAAAGAGATTGAATACTATGCCCAGTTGCCTAAACAAAAGAGTGTTTTAAGTGGTCCAATAGTTAATGTTGATATTAAATTTGAAAATGTAGATTACGTTGCCTGGGAAATACCGGGAACTTTAGAATATAAATTAATAACTGGTGAGGATTTTACAGAAATTTGTACTCCTCAAGAGATAGTAGATAGCTTGGCTAAAGTTGGTGTCGATGCAACAACCTTACATCCTAATTATCCAGAAGTTATTTGTGAAATAGAAACGTTTAGAGGTTGTCCTCGCCAAACTCATTGTTCTTTTTGTAGTGAAAGATTTAAAAAAATAACATATCAACGAAGTGTTGAGGGAATAATCGATGAGATAAAGGAAATGTATAAAAAGGGGAATAGGTATTTTAGATTGGGGGCACAAACTGATTTACTACTGTTTGGAGCTACAAAACATCAAGATAAGCTAATCCCTAATCCTGATACTATAAGAAAACTTTATAGTGGCATACGGCAAGTGGCGCCAAACTTAAAAGTGTTACATATGGACAATATAAATCCTGCTACAGTAGCAGACTTTCCTCAACAGTCAAAGCAAGCATTAAAGGTCATAGCACAATTTAATACAGCAGGAGATACAGCAGCTTTTGGGTTGGAGTCAGCAGATGAAAAAGTTCTTGAAGCTAACAATATTGGTACTAATGTAAGCAAAACTTTTGAAGCTATTAAAATAATGAATGAAATATGCTCATTTAGAGAGGGGGGAATACCTAAATTACTTCCAGGTGTTAATTTTTTACATGGACTTTTAGGGGAGTCTCCCAAAACTTTGAAGAAAAACTATGAATTTTTACAGAAAATATATGATGAAAATTTAATGTTGAGAAGAATTAATGTTCGGCAGGTAAATAATTTAAACTCGTACAACAATAGTAGGATAAACCAATATAAGTTTAAGGAATATAAAGAAAAAATAAACGAAGAAATTAACAAGCCAATGCTACAAAGGGTTTTCCCGGTAGGAACGCTGCTTCAAGAGATTATTATAGAAAAGGTTCAGGGCAGTTTAGCCTTTGGAAGACAGTTGGGAAGTTATCCTATTTTAATAGGTGTTTTTGGAAAGTTTGGAGTGGGGGAAAAAGTAGATGTAAAGGTTGTAAACTATGGCCCAAGATCGCTAACCGGTGTTATCGCTGGTCTTAACATAAACGAGGCTTCGGTGGAGCAATTACAATCACTGCCAGGTATCGGCAAAAACAGAGCAACAAAAATATTTATTAGTGAAAAAATTACCTGTAAAGCAGACTTAGCAGAAATATTGCCAGATTATGATGTAAATCAGTTGGAAGGCTTAATAACGTATTAA
- a CDS encoding ABC transporter ATP-binding protein, which translates to MLVNKGITEESVLSFNNVSFGYEDKGEKVLVLKDFNMDFYPGTFYAVLGPSGAGKTTILSLGGGLENPDKGEVAYKGEDIQKIGTQSYRQNNMAIVFQNFNLIHYMTAIENIYTAMGIMGLPKNEKLALDLLKEVGLDQSQANRKVLKLSGGQQQRVAIARALVGEKDLILADEPTGNLDNKIAKEVLQIFKRLAKEKGKCVIVVTHDDKVAKEADVAYLLKNGTLQRQK; encoded by the coding sequence ATGTTGGTAAACAAGGGTATAACAGAGGAAAGCGTGCTGTCGTTTAATAATGTTTCTTTCGGGTATGAGGATAAAGGGGAAAAGGTGTTAGTTTTAAAAGATTTTAATATGGATTTTTATCCAGGAACTTTTTATGCGGTTTTGGGTCCATCGGGAGCGGGGAAAACTACTATATTATCCCTTGGTGGAGGATTGGAGAATCCTGATAAAGGGGAGGTAGCTTATAAAGGTGAGGATATACAAAAAATAGGGACCCAAAGTTATCGGCAGAATAATATGGCCATAGTGTTTCAAAATTTTAATCTTATCCACTACATGACTGCCATTGAAAATATTTATACCGCAATGGGTATAATGGGTTTGCCGAAAAATGAGAAACTGGCTTTAGATCTGCTTAAAGAGGTAGGTTTAGACCAAAGCCAAGCCAATAGAAAGGTTTTAAAACTGTCTGGGGGGCAGCAGCAAAGGGTTGCTATAGCTAGGGCGCTAGTTGGTGAAAAGGATTTAATTTTAGCAGATGAACCCACAGGCAACTTAGATAACAAAATTGCAAAAGAGGTGCTGCAGATTTTTAAAAGGCTGGCTAAAGAAAAAGGTAAATGTGTAATTGTAGTAACCCATGATGATAAAGTGGCAAAAGAAGCTGATGTAGCATATTTATTGAAAAATGGAACGTTGCAAAGGCAAAAGTAA
- a CDS encoding efflux RND transporter permease subunit, translated as MNLSSIGIKRPVAMLMVVSIIILLGMISFTMIPVDLYPEMELPVLLIMMDYEGAGPEEVETMLTRPMEESLSTLDGLDEITSYSQQGRSIMLLSFNWGTDMKYASLEAREIVDIVRGHLPGDIGSPMVMQLDPDMMPIVQVGMVGDLDYQQLTETADGMVKTQLERIDGVAVVDVAGGEQREISVNIDPYKLQEHGLSVEDVALAVQASNIDVSGGTVEDGEREYALQVSGQFEDVNEIESVFVGSDESGSPISLGDIGYVVDENVIQEPVTTINGEETISLSIRKQSDANTVEVANSIHKELDKLQSELPGNVEFEVVIDQSEFIQEAINSLIEVALVGAVLAMIVLWIFLGNFRATTIVGVAIPISVVGTFALIYMRGDSLNFITLGGLALGVGMMVDNAVVILENIFSKREQGMEPALAAERGSKEVAGAITASTITSVVAFLPVIFVEGVAGIIFTPLAWTVTFSLFVSLIVAISVMPVLTVKVMPEGTDFSKKNKFSQKVDQGMDKLRNKYKNLLQLSLDNRKIVVSLFVLFMVFSVFLYSFVGFEFLPAMDAGVLNITFDFPAGTTFEEMEAEILRVESYLEEFEDIEFIFTQVGAGSATELLGSSGGRIDVSLVDLDERDNSVFEVAEKIRRDIPETAGVDMRVSVMDISGGVGDDVEIIVRGDELEVLEEQTSLIANSIEEVEGIREIETSFDEELPQVSIDIDHKRAQSHGLTSYQVGEFINLAMTDETITIFREDGQEYQVDMVMEYHHDIDIPNLKNLYIPSPLGYSVPLRELATFEVTTAPRHIQRENEMRSGAVTAQLLDRELSEAMEDIQKEVDKLDIPDGYFVEYGGAYEEMVDAFDGLKLALILGIVLVFMTMAAQFESLIYPFIIMFTLPQTFVGIIGALLITNRSLSIIAFIGIIMLAGIVVNNGIVMVDYANQLYHGKKMQRREALLEAGKSRLRPILMTSLTTILGMLPMAIAVGEGAEVRAPLATVVIGGLAVSTVLTLVLVPVMYSILDDFTNFFAKKKAKKKAEKANISS; from the coding sequence ATGAACTTATCTTCCATAGGAATAAAAAGACCTGTAGCAATGCTAATGGTTGTATCTATAATAATTTTACTAGGTATGATTTCTTTTACTATGATACCTGTGGATCTATATCCAGAGATGGAACTTCCTGTATTGCTGATTATGATGGATTACGAAGGAGCCGGCCCTGAAGAAGTTGAAACGATGTTAACCCGACCAATGGAAGAATCATTGTCAACTTTAGATGGTTTAGATGAAATTACTTCTTACTCACAACAGGGTAGAAGTATAATGCTACTGAGTTTTAACTGGGGAACAGATATGAAATATGCTTCACTAGAAGCCCGTGAAATAGTAGATATTGTAAGGGGACACCTTCCTGGAGATATTGGTTCTCCGATGGTTATGCAGCTAGACCCTGATATGATGCCCATCGTGCAGGTGGGAATGGTTGGTGATTTAGATTACCAACAGTTGACGGAGACGGCAGACGGTATGGTAAAAACTCAGCTAGAACGTATAGATGGAGTGGCAGTTGTTGATGTTGCTGGTGGTGAACAAAGAGAGATAAGTGTTAACATAGACCCCTATAAACTACAGGAGCATGGGCTGTCTGTTGAAGATGTAGCTTTAGCAGTTCAGGCTTCTAATATAGATGTCTCCGGTGGTACAGTGGAAGATGGAGAAAGAGAGTATGCCTTGCAGGTGTCAGGGCAGTTTGAAGATGTTAATGAAATAGAGTCAGTTTTTGTAGGTTCTGATGAGTCAGGTAGCCCTATATCTTTGGGAGATATTGGCTATGTAGTAGATGAAAATGTAATTCAAGAGCCTGTAACCACTATTAATGGTGAAGAAACTATTTCTTTATCTATTAGAAAACAAAGTGATGCCAATACTGTAGAAGTAGCTAACTCAATCCATAAAGAGTTGGATAAGTTACAAAGTGAGCTTCCCGGCAATGTAGAGTTTGAAGTGGTTATTGATCAAAGTGAGTTTATTCAAGAAGCCATTAATAGCTTGATTGAAGTTGCCTTAGTAGGTGCAGTGTTGGCGATGATAGTTTTATGGATTTTCTTAGGTAACTTTAGAGCTACCACTATAGTTGGTGTGGCTATTCCAATATCTGTAGTAGGAACCTTTGCTCTTATTTATATGCGAGGAGATTCACTAAACTTTATAACATTAGGCGGATTAGCATTAGGTGTTGGAATGATGGTCGATAATGCAGTGGTAATACTGGAAAATATTTTTAGCAAACGAGAGCAAGGCATGGAGCCGGCTTTAGCTGCAGAAAGAGGTAGTAAAGAAGTAGCGGGAGCGATAACGGCTTCAACAATAACCAGTGTAGTTGCATTTTTACCTGTTATATTTGTAGAAGGAGTAGCAGGTATTATATTTACGCCATTAGCATGGACTGTAACTTTTTCGCTATTTGTGTCGCTAATTGTTGCCATATCCGTTATGCCTGTTCTTACTGTAAAAGTTATGCCGGAAGGAACTGACTTTAGTAAAAAGAATAAGTTTTCTCAAAAAGTAGATCAGGGTATGGATAAGTTACGTAATAAATATAAGAATCTATTACAACTTTCGTTAGATAATAGGAAAATAGTAGTATCATTGTTTGTGTTATTTATGGTATTTAGTGTATTTTTATATTCTTTTGTTGGGTTTGAGTTTTTGCCAGCAATGGATGCGGGAGTGTTAAATATAACTTTTGATTTCCCTGCGGGTACAACCTTTGAAGAGATGGAAGCAGAAATTTTGCGGGTAGAAAGTTATTTAGAAGAATTTGAAGATATTGAGTTTATTTTTACCCAGGTAGGAGCTGGTAGTGCTACGGAGCTATTGGGAAGTAGCGGAGGAAGAATCGATGTTAGCTTGGTAGACTTGGACGAAAGGGATAACTCTGTTTTTGAAGTGGCGGAAAAAATTAGGCGAGATATCCCTGAAACCGCTGGAGTAGATATGCGTGTATCGGTAATGGATATATCTGGTGGAGTAGGCGATGATGTTGAAATTATCGTGAGAGGGGATGAATTAGAGGTACTAGAAGAACAAACAAGTTTAATAGCTAATTCTATAGAGGAAGTAGAAGGTATTAGAGAAATAGAAACATCCTTTGATGAAGAGCTTCCACAAGTTAGCATAGATATTGATCATAAGCGAGCACAAAGTCATGGACTTACAAGTTATCAAGTGGGAGAGTTTATTAACCTGGCCATGACCGATGAGACTATAACAATTTTTAGAGAAGACGGTCAAGAATATCAAGTGGATATGGTGATGGAGTATCATCATGATATAGATATTCCCAATCTTAAAAACTTATATATACCAAGTCCTTTAGGTTATTCAGTTCCCTTGAGGGAATTGGCAACTTTTGAAGTTACAACTGCCCCTAGACATATACAAAGGGAGAACGAAATGCGATCGGGAGCCGTTACGGCTCAGCTTCTTGACCGTGAGTTATCAGAAGCAATGGAGGATATTCAAAAAGAGGTAGATAAACTGGATATACCAGATGGTTATTTTGTAGAGTATGGTGGAGCATACGAAGAAATGGTTGATGCATTTGACGGTCTAAAACTTGCGCTGATTTTGGGGATAGTTTTGGTATTTATGACTATGGCAGCACAGTTTGAGTCTTTAATCTATCCGTTTATAATAATGTTTACTTTACCTCAAACCTTTGTAGGAATTATAGGAGCGCTGCTTATAACTAATCGAAGTTTAAGTATCATCGCTTTTATTGGTATAATAATGCTGGCAGGTATAGTGGTTAATAACGGAATCGTTATGGTTGATTATGCTAACCAGTTGTATCATGGGAAAAAGATGCAGCGAAGAGAAGCGCTATTAGAAGCTGGAAAATCAAGATTGCGTCCTATATTAATGACAAGTTTAACTACAATTTTAGGAATGCTTCCAATGGCAATAGCCGTTGGTGAAGGAGCAGAGGTTAGAGCTCCTTTAGCAACTGTAGTTATTGGAGGACTTGCAGTATCTACGGTACTAACTTTGGTATTAGTTCCGGTGATGTATAGTATTCTAGATGATTTCACAAACTTTTTTGCCAAGAAAAAAGCAAAGAAAAAAGCAGAGAAAGCAAATATCAGCAGTTAG
- a CDS encoding zinc metallopeptidase, with protein sequence MFFPIDTTIVYLIPAILLTLFAQAKVKSAFAKYSQVRTQNGYTGNQVAEKLLREQGIYDVDVELTGGKLSDHYDPRSKKVRLSSDIYNGSSVASVSVAAHEVGHAIQHAQGYSQLKLRNAIFPLARLGSSMAWIFIIAGLIFAEGGYTMMNIGIVLFSMAVLFQIITLPVEFNASSRAVNLLDSSGVIVANEKVGAKKVLNAAALTYVAAMATAVAQLVRLIALRNRRHR encoded by the coding sequence ATGTTTTTTCCAATTGATACAACTATTGTTTATTTAATTCCTGCAATTTTACTGACACTTTTTGCTCAAGCAAAAGTAAAGTCAGCATTTGCAAAATATTCACAGGTTAGAACCCAAAACGGGTATACTGGTAACCAGGTAGCTGAAAAGTTGCTTAGGGAACAGGGGATTTACGATGTAGATGTAGAACTTACGGGAGGAAAGTTATCGGATCACTATGATCCACGAAGCAAAAAGGTGAGGTTATCTAGTGATATATATAATGGATCTTCTGTAGCCTCTGTAAGTGTTGCAGCACATGAAGTAGGCCATGCTATTCAGCATGCACAAGGTTATTCGCAACTTAAGCTGAGAAATGCAATTTTCCCTCTAGCTAGACTCGGTTCTTCTATGGCCTGGATATTTATTATCGCTGGTTTGATTTTTGCAGAAGGTGGTTATACCATGATGAACATAGGTATTGTCCTATTTTCTATGGCAGTGCTATTTCAGATAATTACTTTGCCAGTTGAATTTAATGCCAGTAGTAGAGCAGTTAATCTTTTAGATTCCTCTGGCGTAATTGTGGCAAATGAAAAAGTAGGTGCCAAAAAAGTTTTAAATGCAGCGGCCTTAACCTATGTAGCGGCTATGGCAACTGCAGTTGCACAGTTAGTAAGGCTAATTGCCTTAAGAAATAGAAGACATAGATAA
- a CDS encoding MutS family DNA mismatch repair protein, translating into METLDNAKKVYNNRHKNYHKQYKSQQKKSSLYSNLRLLTALLALFGFISPLFIPGLYGYENYIGVFFVILFIVFIVVHGKVKEKEKYLSMLAQLNKQGIERLEGKWREFSDQGDEYIDEHHFFTYDLDVFGKNSLYQWINSTTTFLGRQKFTNILKKPPQDIELINYRQDAIQELAEAVDFRQNLQGYGLIFKDSLIDPTELINWTKEKVESSFFYSVLRFFPILTLAAAYFSYTSGMLAPFAMVAIIQTLIAISIFAKVGEKLQQLGKYKDQITANAHLIELIENHNFKSPLLIKLQKRLSRQGNASEKLKALDKVMSLLSIRFQQWYFLFNILTLWDTHCLLGLNRWKREHGAKVDVYIEVLASFDELSSFAVLNFENSDWTVPTITNRAQIMGENVGHPLIRKKERVTNDIAISDNSPILMITGSNMSGKSTYLRTVGINSLLAFCGAKVCANEFTISPMEICTSMRVQDDINSNVSSFYAELKRVRNILQHAKEGKRVLFLLDEIFKGTNSKDRHAGAKALIKELYNYKAMGLVSTHDLELADLENEIKLKNYHFTEHYINDDIKFDYKLREGVAKTFNAKYLMKKMGIDV; encoded by the coding sequence ATGGAAACTTTGGATAATGCAAAAAAGGTATATAATAATCGGCATAAGAATTACCATAAACAGTATAAAAGTCAGCAAAAGAAAAGTTCACTTTATAGCAATCTAAGATTGTTAACAGCTTTACTAGCTTTATTTGGATTTATTTCACCTCTTTTTATTCCAGGTCTTTATGGATATGAAAACTATATAGGTGTTTTTTTTGTTATACTCTTTATTGTTTTTATAGTGGTTCATGGCAAGGTGAAGGAAAAAGAAAAGTACTTAAGTATGCTAGCTCAGCTAAACAAGCAGGGGATTGAAAGGCTTGAAGGTAAGTGGAGAGAGTTTAGTGATCAAGGGGATGAGTATATAGATGAACATCATTTTTTTACATATGACTTAGATGTTTTTGGCAAAAACTCTCTTTATCAATGGATTAACTCAACCACTACTTTTTTGGGAAGACAAAAGTTTACTAATATATTAAAAAAACCTCCTCAGGATATTGAACTCATCAATTATAGACAAGACGCAATACAGGAATTGGCAGAAGCTGTAGATTTTAGGCAAAACCTTCAGGGCTACGGTTTAATCTTTAAGGATAGCTTAATTGATCCTACAGAACTAATTAACTGGACTAAAGAAAAGGTAGAAAGCAGTTTTTTTTATTCTGTACTAAGATTTTTCCCTATTCTAACTTTAGCGGCTGCCTATTTTTCATATACTAGTGGAATGTTAGCTCCTTTTGCTATGGTAGCTATTATACAAACTTTAATTGCAATAAGTATTTTTGCCAAAGTAGGAGAAAAACTACAGCAACTAGGGAAATATAAAGACCAAATTACTGCAAATGCCCATTTAATAGAGTTGATAGAGAATCATAATTTTAAATCGCCTTTGCTGATAAAACTTCAAAAAAGATTATCTAGGCAGGGAAATGCCAGTGAGAAATTAAAGGCGTTGGATAAAGTGATGTCATTGCTGTCTATAAGGTTTCAACAGTGGTATTTTTTATTTAACATATTAACTTTATGGGATACTCATTGCTTGTTAGGTCTTAATAGATGGAAAAGGGAGCATGGAGCAAAGGTAGATGTGTATATTGAAGTTTTGGCTAGCTTTGATGAATTAAGCTCTTTTGCGGTGTTAAACTTTGAAAACAGCGATTGGACAGTTCCTACAATTACCAATAGAGCTCAAATAATGGGGGAAAATGTTGGGCATCCCTTGATTAGGAAAAAAGAAAGAGTAACAAATGATATAGCTATATCAGATAATTCGCCTATATTAATGATTACAGGCTCTAATATGTCAGGGAAAAGTACCTATCTAAGAACAGTGGGTATTAACTCATTGCTAGCTTTTTGTGGAGCTAAAGTTTGTGCCAATGAATTCACAATATCTCCCATGGAAATATGCACTTCTATGAGAGTTCAAGATGATATAAATAGCAACGTATCTTCTTTTTATGCAGAGCTTAAAAGGGTGCGGAATATTTTACAGCATGCTAAAGAAGGTAAAAGAGTTCTGTTTTTGCTGGATGAGATATTTAAAGGAACTAATTCTAAGGATCGTCATGCTGGAGCTAAGGCTTTAATAAAAGAATTGTACAATTATAAAGCTATGGGTTTAGTTTCTACCCATGATTTGGAATTAGCGGATCTAGAAAATGAAATTAAATTAAAAAACTACCACTTTACAGAGCATTATATAAATGATGATATAAAGTTTGACTATAAGCTAAGAGAAGGGGTAGCAAAAACATTTAATGCAAAGTATTTGATGAAAAAGATGGGGATAGATGTCTAG
- a CDS encoding CDIF630_02480 family spore surface protein, translating to MRQNKGNRLRRPVENQQSAPLNNRGKIKTHSKVHLPTELEVKNAKEWVDSNEK from the coding sequence ATGAGACAAAACAAGGGTAATAGGTTGCGCAGACCCGTAGAGAATCAGCAATCCGCTCCGTTAAATAACAGGGGAAAGATTAAAACTCATTCAAAGGTACACCTTCCTACTGAGCTGGAAGTTAAAAATGCTAAAGAATGGGTTGATAGCAACGAAAAATAG